The following proteins are co-located in the Manihot esculenta cultivar AM560-2 chromosome 7, M.esculenta_v8, whole genome shotgun sequence genome:
- the LOC110619842 gene encoding uncharacterized protein LOC110619842, whose amino-acid sequence MDPVTILSLLVGVCSLAFTVGKTIWDERKQRSSDAKKSEPNFKNLNLELYGLLHLATEMERKADELGETSDQEYKFWRNTRIAEISNEAATLVSQYKLERKNLSKKKLAELSKKMEDCADRVRRLREDADAFLSRFEKKYRNKKISSKKKQPRKEK is encoded by the coding sequence ATGGATCCTGTTACGATCCTGTCACTTCTTGTTGGTGTTTGTTCCCTGGCATTCACTGTCGGAAAGACAATATGGGACGAACGAAAGCAGAGATCTTCTGATGCGAAGAAGTCGGAGCCCAACTTCAAAAACTTGAATTTAGAATTATATGGGCTGCTTCATTTAGCGACGGAAATGGAGAGGAAAGCCGATGAACTTGGAGAAACCTCTGACCAGGAGTACAAATTCTGGAGAAACACAAGAATAGCAGAGATAAGTAATGAAGCAGCAACGTTGGTTAGCCAGTATAAACTGGAAAGAAAGAACTTGTCTAAGAAGAAGCTTGCAGAACTCAGTAAAAAAATGGAGGACTGTGCAGACAGAGTTAGAAGACTGCGTGAAGATGCTGATGCATTTCTGTCTAGATTTGAGAAGAAATATAGAAATAAGAAGATTTCAAGTAAAAAAAAGCAacccagaaaagaaaaataa
- the LOC110619148 gene encoding probable LRR receptor-like serine/threonine-protein kinase At3g47570 has translation MEVSSRFSSACFSSSCLLSIINFLCFGLLAFAINKNNDTDRLALLELKSKITDPLGAMSSWNSTLHFCQWHHVTCGRRHQRVTILDLNSLKLSGSISPHVGNLSFLKKLSLQNNSFSHEIPTEIGRLRKLQILSLYNNSFAGQIPASISNCSNLVIFFLQNNINLVGRIPVELGSLLKLKEISLSNNNLTGTLPPSLGNISSLQLLHARKNNLHGAVPDTLGQLMNLSSLALSVNQFSGTIPPSFFNLSLIELFEMAYNNFEGSLPLSLGVSLPNLQFFFFSANQFTGSIPTSISNASSLEVLQLSGNSFTGTVPSLEKLHRLTKLVVSENNLGSGEADDLKFLSTLTNATNFRGFGLDQNNFGGKLPEKLCNFSRKLQKIYIQENQISGNIPSSISDCVSLETLIADENNLSGSIPTSMGKLLNLGELFLRYNDFSGFIPSSVGNMSNLIYMDLSDNKLQGMIPSSLGYCKNLLQLGLSNNNLSGPIPPQIFGSFSLSLGLDLSKNHLSGSIPPEVGNSKTIGYLSLSENRISGGIPNALSSCTSLEFLDLGANLLQGSIPSSLSSLRSLRRLNLSRNMFSGKIPEFLKGFSSLELLDLSHNDFEGIVPKVGVFKNVTAISVAGNENLCGGIPDLRLPPCNELQQSKRGLTTQLKIIISTASAIVGAILVMIGLILCMSTNRKRESLSKSDHGNDHELMKLSYQSLFKATNGFSSDNLIGSGSSGSVYKGILDPEGIVIAVKVFKLTNQEASKSFTAECEVLRKVRHRNLVKVFTACSSVDYHGNDFKALVYEFMVNGSLNDWLHPTLELEEAPRTLNVIQKLNIAIDIACALEYLQHHCGTPIIHCDLKPSNILLNEEMTALVCDFGLVKFTSDCSTDQSSSIGVRGTIGYCPPEYGMGSPASTSGDIFSFGILLLEMFTGRRPTDHMFQKEMSLCNFVKRALPEQVMQILDPNNNLPQMQPKANATSVLDNLSLGKMRNNMFIECLISIFEIGISCSTELPQERMVIGDVVSQLSSIRDNLLGTQLP, from the exons ATGGAGGTTTCTTCAAGATTTTCGTCAGCATGTTTCTCATCCTCATGCCTCCTTTCTATTATTAATTTCTTGTGCTTCGGCTTACTGGCCTTTGCCATCAACAAGAACAACGATACAGATCGACTTGCTTTGCTGGAACTCAAGTCCAAAATAACAGACCCTTTAGGGGCCATGAGCTCATGGAATAGCACCCTTCACTTCTGCCAATGGCACCATGTCACATGTGGGCGTAGGCACCAGAGGGTCACAATCTTAGATCTCAACTCCCTCAAACTTTCAGGTTCGATATCTCCACACGTTGGTAATTTGAGCTTTTTAAAGAAGTTGTCCCTTCAAAACAATAGCTTCAGCCATGAGATTCCTACTGAGATTGGCCGCTTGCGCAAACTGCAAATATTGTCTctttataataattcatttgCTGGTCAAATTCCTGCTAGCATATCTAATTGTTCTAACCTTGTTATCTTCTTCTTGCAAAACAACATTAATCTGGTGGGAAGAATACCTGTGGAGCTTGGTTCGTTGCTGAAGCTCAAAGAAATCTCTTTAAGCAACAATAATTTAACAGGGACTCTCCCACCATCTTTAGGCAATATTTCTTCACTTCAGCTATTGCATGCAAGGAAAAATAATTTGCATGGGGCTGTCCCGGATACGTTAGGCCAATTGATGAATCTAAGTTCTTTAGCCTTGTCTGTAAATCAGTTTTCTGGCACTATCCCTCCCTCATTCTTCAATCTCTCTTTGATTGAGTTGTTTGAAATGGCATACAACAATTTTGAAGGCAGTCTTCCCTTGAGCTTAGGCGTCTCTCTTCCAAATCttcaattcttcttcttttcagcTAACCAATTTACAGGATCTATTCCGACATCAATTTCAAACGCCTCAAGTCTAGAAGTGCTTCAGTTGAGCGGAAATAGTTTCACCGGAACAGTGCCTTCTCTTGAAAAGTTGCATAGGCTTACGAAGTTGGTAGTTTCTGAAAATAATTTAGGAAGTGGGGAAGCTGATGACCTGAAGTTTCTTTCTACTTTAACTAATGCCACCAATTTTCGGGGATTTGGTTTAGATCAAAATAACTTTGGAGGGAAGCTGCCTGAAAAATTATGCAACTTTTCAAGAAAACTCCAGAAGATTTACATACAAGAAAATCAAATATCTGGAAATATTCCCTCTAGCATAAGTGATTGTGTTTCATTGGAAACTCTCATTGCAGATGAGAACAACCTGTCGGGTTCAATACCTACTAGCATGGGAAAGCTTCTAAATCTGGGAGAATTGTTTCTTCGTTATAATGATTTCTCAGGATTTATTCCCTCATCTGTAGGAAACATGTCAAATTTAATTTACATGGATTTGTCTGATAATAAGCTTCAAGGCATGATCCCTTCAAGTCTTGGGTATTGCAAAAATTTGCTACAATTAGGTCTTTCAAATAACAATCTTTCTGGTCCCATACCTCCACAAATTTTTGGATCTTTCTCTTTATCATTGGGTCTTGACTTATCCAAAAATCATTTATCAGGCTCCATTCCCCCAGAAGTGGGAAATTCGAAAACTATAGGATATTTAAGCCTTTCTGAGAACAGAATTTCAGGAGGGATTCCTAATGCTCTTAGCAGTTGTACGAGTCTAGAATTCCTGGACTTGGGTGCCAACTTGCTTCAAGGTTCTATTCCTTCAAGTTTAAGTTCGCTAAGAAGCCTTCGAAGATTAAACCTTTCTCGCAACATGTTTTCAGGCAAGATTCCAGAATTCCTAAAGGGGTTTAGTTCATTAGAGTTGCTGGATTTGTCTCATAATGACTTTGAAGGTATAGTACCAAAAGTAGGAGTTTTCAAGAACGTAACTGCCATATCTGTAGCAGGAAATGAAAATCTTTGCGGCGGTATCCCTGATTTGAGGCTACCTCCATGTAATGAGCTTCAGCAGTCAAAGAGGGGATTGACTACACAATTGAAGATTATAATCTCAACAGCTTCTGCGATTGTAGGTGCAATACTTGTGATGATTGGTTTGATTTTGTGCATGTCAACAAATAGAAAAAGGGAGTCTTTGTCAAAATCTGATCATGGGAATGATCATGAGCTTATGAAGTTGTCTTATCAAAGTCTTTTCAAAGCTACTAATGGTTTCTCTTCAGATAATTTAATTGGTTCAGGTAGCTCTGGTTCTGTATATAAAGGAATTCTTGATCCAGAGGGAATTGTCATAGCAGTAAAAGTGTTTAAGCTTACAAATCAAGAAGCTTCAAAGAGTTTTACAGCCGAATGTGAAGTTTTAAGGAAAGTTAGACATCGAAATCTTGTCAAAGTGTTCACTGCTTGTTCCAGTGTAGATTATCATGGGAATGATTTCAAAGCTTTGGTTTATGAGTTCATGGTCAATGGGAGCTTAAATGACTGGTTGCATCCAACTCTTGAATTAGAAGAAGCACCAAGGACTCTAAATGTTATCCAAAAGCTGAACATTGCCATTGATATTGCTTGTGCATTAGAATATCTTCAACATCATTGCGGAACGCCAATCATTCACTGTGATCTAAAACCAAGCAATATCCTTCTCAACGAAGAAATGACTGCACTTGTATGTGATTTCGGATTAGTCAAGTTCACCTCTGATTGTTCTACAGATCAATCCAGTTCTATTGGAGTAAGAGGAACTATCGGTTATTGTCCTCCAG AGTATGGCATGGGCAGCCCAGCATCAACATCAGGTGACATTTTTAGCTTTGGCATACTCTTATTGGAGATGTTTACCGGAAGGAGGCCGACCGATCATATGTTTCAAAAGGAAATGAGCCTTTGCAATTTTGTTAAGAGAGCTTTGCCTGAACAAGTGATGCAAATTCTAGATCCCAATAACAACCTTCCTCAGATGCAACCCAAGGCAAATGCAACTTCAGTTCTTGACAACCTTAGTCTTGGGAAGATGAGAAATAACATGTTTATTGagtgcttgatttcaatatttgaAATTGGAATCTCTTGTTCTACTGAATTACCACAAGAGCGTATGGTTATTGGTGATGTTGTTTCTCAACTGTCTTCTATCCGAGACAATCTCTTAGGGACTCAATTGCCATAG